In Lachnospiraceae bacterium, one DNA window encodes the following:
- a CDS encoding site-specific integrase — translation MAKDPIKKAENGTYYFRANLGFHPITGKQIQKYKSGFKTKKEAREAYSKLMLASTEELAEKKQQLSFKQFIEETYLPWYKTQVKESTYLNRRSTIQKHFSYFYKMTVDEIEPINVQNWQLELAKEFSPNYIRIVQGMLSIAFDRAVVLGLAKKNPSRMIGNIKSKKTKVDFWTLDEFQKVISLLYKGDYYEHYLFISYWLLFMTGMRIGEAAALQWSDINFETGLLSITKTLYYKTMDEYKFVEPKTQASIRTIYIDTDTIKELKAWQEVQQKVLKGCDLVLSYNGIPTSKHTLPRALEKLAGLAGVHRIKIHALRHSHASLLISMGENPLLIKERLGHEKIQTTLGTYGHLYPNTNVEVAQKLTGVLTYTPATTSVADYTSNQHTAIYHRAVE, via the coding sequence ATGGCAAAAGACCCTATTAAGAAGGCAGAAAACGGAACCTATTATTTTAGAGCAAACTTAGGTTTCCATCCGATTACCGGAAAACAGATTCAGAAATACAAAAGCGGATTCAAGACAAAAAAAGAAGCTAGAGAAGCATATTCAAAACTTATGCTGGCATCCACAGAGGAATTGGCAGAAAAGAAGCAGCAGCTATCCTTTAAGCAGTTCATTGAGGAAACTTACCTGCCTTGGTATAAAACACAGGTAAAGGAAAGCACCTATCTGAACCGCCGTTCTACCATCCAGAAACATTTTTCATACTTTTACAAAATGACGGTGGATGAGATAGAACCCATTAACGTCCAGAACTGGCAGCTTGAACTCGCAAAAGAATTTAGTCCAAACTATATCCGTATTGTACAGGGTATGCTCTCCATTGCCTTTGACAGAGCAGTTGTTCTCGGTCTTGCAAAGAAAAATCCGTCACGAATGATAGGAAACATCAAGAGCAAGAAAACAAAAGTGGATTTTTGGACACTGGATGAATTTCAAAAGGTAATTTCCCTGCTCTACAAGGGCGATTATTACGAACATTACCTTTTCATTTCATACTGGCTCCTGTTTATGACCGGAATGAGAATCGGAGAAGCCGCAGCCCTGCAATGGTCGGACATCAACTTTGAAACCGGACTTTTAAGTATAACGAAAACGCTGTACTATAAAACAATGGACGAATACAAATTTGTGGAGCCAAAAACACAAGCCAGTATTCGCACTATCTATATTGACACAGATACCATCAAAGAATTGAAAGCATGGCAGGAAGTACAGCAAAAGGTTTTAAAGGGCTGCGACCTTGTACTAAGCTATAATGGGATTCCCACCAGTAAGCACACCCTCCCACGGGCTTTAGAAAAACTTGCTGGATTGGCAGGCGTACACCGTATCAAAATTCATGCACTCAGACATTCCCATGCTTCCCTGCTCATCAGTATGGGGGAAAATCCTTTATTGATTAAAGAACGTCTGGGGCATGAAAAGATACAGACCACGTTAGGAACCTATGGACATTTATACCCCAACACCAACGTGGAAGTTGCCCAAAAATTAACTGGTGTTCTCACTTATACTCCGGCAACAACCAGTGTTGCCGATTACACCAGCAATCAGCATACAGCAATCTATCACAGAGCAGTTGAATAA
- a CDS encoding DUF134 domain-containing protein, with product MPRPVKCRKVCHFPNVLEFLPADDTEKKTPIVLTVDEYETIRLLDKKGYSQEQCAASMQVARTTVQRIYEIARKKIADALIDGHPLKIEGGDFRICDGQSGNCSFGGCYKQEIYKKYAAEKGEGIMRIAVTYENGQIFQHFGHTETFKIYDVEEGKVVHSEVVDTNGSGHGALAGVLNALNADVLICGGIGGGAQTALAAAGIKLFGGVSGDADEAVEAFINETLEYNPDVKCSHHEHNHGEGHTCGEHGCGSHSCH from the coding sequence ATGCCGAGACCAGTAAAATGCAGAAAAGTCTGTCATTTCCCCAATGTTTTAGAATTTCTTCCGGCAGATGATACTGAGAAAAAAACACCCATTGTTCTAACGGTAGATGAGTACGAGACAATCCGTCTTTTGGACAAGAAAGGTTACAGTCAGGAGCAGTGTGCAGCATCTATGCAAGTCGCAAGAACAACGGTCCAGCGAATTTACGAGATCGCCAGGAAAAAGATCGCAGATGCACTTATCGACGGGCATCCACTCAAAATTGAGGGCGGAGATTTCAGAATCTGTGACGGTCAGAGCGGCAACTGCAGCTTTGGAGGATGTTACAAACAGGAAATTTACAAAAAATATGCAGCAGAAAAAGGAGAAGGTATCATGAGAATAGCAGTAACATATGAAAATGGACAGATTTTCCAGCACTTTGGACACACAGAGACATTTAAGATTTACGATGTAGAGGAAGGAAAAGTAGTACATTCAGAAGTAGTAGATACGAATGGAAGTGGACATGGCGCATTGGCAGGAGTTCTTAATGCATTGAATGCAGACGTTTTGATTTGTGGCGGAATTGGAGGCGGCGCACAGACAGCGTTAGCGGCAGCAGGCATCAAGCTTTTCGGAGGAGTTTCCGGAGATGCGGATGAAGCAGTAGAAGCTTTTATCAATGAAACACTTGAGTATAATCCGGATGTGAAATGTTCTCATCATGAGCACAACCACGGGGAAGGACATACATGTGGCGAGCATGGATGTGGAAGCCACAGTTGTCATTAA
- a CDS encoding 4Fe-4S binding protein, which translates to MAKRMASVDKKRCVVCGVCENTCPLAAVKVYHGCYAVVEETVCVGCGKCAKSCPAGCIEMKERTAM; encoded by the coding sequence TTGGCAAAAAGAATGGCAAGTGTCGATAAAAAAAGATGTGTTGTCTGCGGAGTATGTGAAAATACTTGTCCGCTGGCAGCTGTCAAAGTTTACCATGGATGTTATGCTGTGGTAGAAGAAACAGTGTGTGTAGGATGTGGAAAATGTGCAAAGTCCTGTCCGGCAGGTTGTATTGAAATGAAAGAGAGGACAGCGATGTGA
- a CDS encoding helix-turn-helix domain-containing protein, whose amino-acid sequence MTTFGDKIRKLRKEKKMTQQKLGDMVGVSHRTIRSWEVEGRYPKQSSLYQKLADAFQCQVSYLMNDNETVCLGNDEPSEYAGAKQARQILEQVAALFASGTMTNEDKTIFMDEMTRLYLASKKNRRKW is encoded by the coding sequence ATGACAACATTTGGTGATAAAATTAGGAAGTTGAGAAAAGAGAAAAAAATGACTCAACAAAAGCTGGGTGATATGGTGGGCGTTTCTCATAGAACAATTCGATCTTGGGAAGTTGAAGGACGATATCCGAAGCAGAGTAGTTTATATCAAAAACTGGCAGATGCATTTCAGTGTCAGGTTTCTTATCTTATGAATGATAATGAAACCGTGTGCTTGGGTAATGATGAGCCAAGTGAATATGCTGGTGCTAAACAGGCAAGGCAGATTCTTGAACAGGTAGCTGCTTTATTTGCCAGTGGAACTATGACCAATGAGGACAAAACTATTTTCATGGATGAGATGACGAGACTTTATCTGGCATCAAAAAAGAACAGAAGAAAATGGTAA
- a CDS encoding FAD-dependent oxidoreductase: MKVIIVGGVAGGATAAARIRRLDEHAEIIVFERSGYISYANCGLPYYIGDVITDPEELTLQTPESFFKRFRINMKIHHEVISIHTERKTVSVKNLENGEIFEENYDKLILSPGAKPTQPRLPGVGMDKLFTLRTVEDTFRIKEYINKNHPKSAVLAGGGFIGLELAENLRELGMDVTIVQRPKQLMNPFDPDMASMIHNEMRKHGIKLVLGYTVEGFKEKDNGVEVLLKDNPSLQADMVVLAIGVTPDTALTKEAGLELGIKGSIVVNDRMETSVPDIYAAGDAVQVKHYVTGDDALISLAGPANKQGRIIADNICGGDSRYLGSQGSSVIKVFDMTAATTGINETNAKKSGLDVDTVILSPMSHAGYYPGGKVMTMKVVFEKETYRLLGAQIIGYEGVDKRIDVLATAIHAGLKATQLKDLDLAYAPPYSSAKDPVNMAGFMIDNIAKGTLKQWHLEDMDKISKDKSVVLLDVRTVGEFNRGHMDGFRNIPVDELRERINEIEKGKPVYLICQSGLRSYIASRILEGNGYETYNFSGGFRFYDAVVNDRALIERAYACGMDY; this comes from the coding sequence AGCAAGAATACGAAGATTGGATGAACATGCAGAAATTATTGTGTTTGAAAGATCCGGATACATATCCTATGCGAATTGTGGGCTTCCATATTATATCGGAGACGTGATCACAGACCCGGAAGAACTTACACTACAGACACCAGAGAGTTTTTTTAAACGATTCCGTATTAACATGAAAATTCATCATGAAGTTATCTCCATACATACGGAACGAAAAACGGTTTCAGTGAAAAATTTAGAGAATGGTGAGATATTTGAAGAAAACTATGATAAGCTGATCCTCTCTCCAGGTGCAAAGCCAACACAGCCGAGACTTCCCGGAGTAGGTATGGATAAACTTTTTACACTTCGTACTGTAGAAGACACTTTTCGGATAAAGGAATATATAAATAAGAATCATCCAAAATCGGCTGTATTGGCAGGTGGCGGTTTTATTGGTCTGGAACTGGCAGAAAATTTGAGGGAGCTTGGCATGGATGTTACAATTGTCCAGCGGCCTAAGCAGCTGATGAACCCATTTGACCCGGATATGGCATCCATGATCCATAATGAAATGAGAAAGCATGGGATAAAACTGGTACTGGGCTATACAGTAGAAGGATTTAAAGAAAAGGACAATGGAGTAGAGGTTCTATTAAAAGATAATCCATCCCTTCAGGCTGATATGGTGGTGCTGGCAATCGGAGTTACACCAGACACAGCATTAACAAAAGAAGCTGGTCTGGAACTTGGCATCAAGGGAAGTATCGTAGTGAATGACAGAATGGAAACTTCTGTACCGGATATTTATGCAGCAGGTGATGCAGTTCAGGTAAAACATTATGTTACGGGTGATGATGCGCTGATCTCTTTGGCCGGACCAGCCAACAAGCAGGGCAGGATCATCGCTGATAATATTTGTGGTGGTGACAGCCGTTACCTGGGCAGTCAGGGAAGCTCCGTTATCAAAGTATTTGATATGACAGCAGCCACTACAGGTATCAATGAAACCAATGCCAAAAAGTCAGGATTAGATGTAGATACAGTAATTCTTTCTCCTATGAGTCATGCCGGTTACTATCCTGGTGGAAAAGTGATGACCATGAAGGTGGTTTTTGAAAAAGAGACTTATCGTTTGCTTGGTGCTCAGATTATTGGATATGAAGGAGTTGATAAACGTATTGATGTGCTGGCAACAGCAATTCATGCAGGGCTGAAGGCAACCCAGCTGAAAGATCTGGATCTTGCATATGCACCGCCGTATTCCTCTGCCAAGGATCCTGTAAATATGGCAGGATTCATGATAGACAATATAGCAAAAGGTACCTTAAAACAATGGCATCTGGAAGATATGGATAAGATTTCTAAAGATAAAAGTGTTGTATTGCTGGATGTGAGAACTGTAGGTGAGTTTAACAGGGGGCATATGGATGGATTCAGAAATATTCCTGTAGATGAACTAAGGGAACGTATCAATGAAATTGAGAAGGGAAAGCCTGTTTACTTGATATGCCAAAGTGGTCTGCGCAGCTACATTGCCAGCCGTATTCTGGAAGGAAACGGTTATGAAACATACAACTTCTCCGGTGGATTCCGCTTCTATGATGCAGTGGTTAATGACCGTGCGCTGATTGAAAGGGCATATGCATGTGGTATGGATTATTAA
- a CDS encoding 4Fe-4S binding protein: protein MKKKKHWYDYLWIWAILYFALGFFNILFAWFGMIDFLLPLGIAIFGGNKFFCNHLCGRGQLFSKLGGDLKCSRNKPTPRWMSSKWFRYGFLIFFLTMFGNMVFQTYLVGAGSSSLREAIKLFWTFRVPWGWTYTAGTVADWVAQFSFGFYSLMLTSLLLGLIVMVLYKPRTWCTFCPMGTMTQGICKLKNNEKK from the coding sequence GTGAAGAAAAAGAAACATTGGTATGATTATTTATGGATATGGGCGATCCTTTATTTTGCTCTCGGTTTTTTTAATATTTTGTTTGCTTGGTTTGGGATGATTGATTTCCTGTTGCCGTTAGGAATAGCGATATTCGGTGGAAATAAATTTTTCTGTAATCATTTGTGTGGACGTGGCCAGCTTTTTAGTAAGCTCGGTGGGGATTTAAAATGCTCAAGAAATAAACCAACCCCGCGATGGATGAGTTCAAAATGGTTCCGATACGGCTTTTTGATATTTTTCCTTACAATGTTTGGGAATATGGTATTTCAGACATATTTAGTTGGTGCCGGATCATCATCCTTGCGTGAAGCCATCAAATTATTCTGGACCTTCCGTGTTCCGTGGGGATGGACATACACTGCCGGAACAGTAGCTGATTGGGTGGCACAGTTTAGTTTTGGATTTTATAGTTTGATGCTTACATCTTTGTTGTTAGGGTTGATCGTAATGGTGTTATATAAGCCACGAACCTGGTGTACATTTTGTCCAATGGGAACAATGACGCAGGGTATCTGTAAATTAAAAAATAATGAAAAGAAGTAA
- a CDS encoding putative DNA binding domain-containing protein — translation MVEDTMFSGESKNIEYKVSLPDKSEKYMKTIVAFANTQGGKLIVGVDDKTHQIVGVENDVLFQLMDGIANAVSDSCVPQIIPDIEPQTVNGKTVIVVSVEAGKNRPYYLKSKGKDNGTYIRVAGTSRQAFPEKIKELEMEGARISWDELTCVGYPVSEEATEKLCLDIEKFRKKAGMSEHSVKKEQLINWKILKQSEGQLLATNAYALLTSDYFSFSKTQCAVFKGTDRAVFLDKREFTGPIYTQIEEAVDFVLRNIRLGATIDGLVRKEKYELPPEAIREMIINAHCHRNLLDESCIQVAVYDDRLEVTSPGGLYNGLTYEEVMNGHSKIRNKGIANIFSQMGLVEAWGSGIKRILNAAEEYGLLKPRFQEFDNMFRVELFRNSFPMTNEKENIRETSEKHRRSIGEASEVVWRTDLNDTQQKIIKLLSEDHQLSAVKLAEKIGVASRNIENNIKKLKEYGILIRHGSPKNGYWEIVDKDLQE, via the coding sequence ATGGTAGAAGATACTATGTTTTCCGGGGAATCGAAAAATATTGAGTACAAGGTATCCTTACCTGATAAAAGTGAAAAGTACATGAAGACAATCGTAGCTTTTGCCAATACACAAGGTGGCAAGCTGATTGTTGGAGTAGATGATAAAACACACCAGATTGTTGGTGTGGAAAATGATGTGTTGTTTCAGCTGATGGATGGAATTGCCAATGCAGTTTCTGATTCCTGTGTGCCGCAGATCATTCCTGATATTGAGCCGCAGACGGTAAATGGGAAAACAGTTATTGTTGTATCAGTAGAAGCAGGAAAGAATAGACCATATTATCTGAAATCAAAGGGAAAAGATAATGGCACTTATATCCGTGTAGCAGGTACATCAAGACAGGCATTTCCAGAGAAGATAAAAGAGCTGGAAATGGAAGGTGCCAGAATCTCATGGGATGAGCTTACTTGTGTGGGTTATCCTGTTTCAGAGGAAGCAACAGAGAAACTTTGTCTGGATATCGAAAAGTTCCGGAAGAAAGCAGGAATGTCAGAACATTCTGTAAAGAAAGAGCAGCTGATAAACTGGAAAATCTTAAAGCAGAGTGAGGGACAGCTTCTGGCAACGAATGCCTATGCATTGCTGACATCAGATTATTTCTCATTTTCTAAAACACAATGTGCGGTATTCAAGGGAACAGATCGTGCAGTGTTTCTGGATAAGAGAGAATTTACAGGACCGATTTACACACAAATCGAAGAAGCAGTAGATTTTGTATTGAGAAATATTCGGCTTGGAGCAACGATTGATGGATTGGTGCGAAAAGAGAAATATGAGCTACCGCCGGAAGCAATTAGGGAAATGATTATTAATGCCCATTGTCACCGTAACCTGTTAGACGAATCCTGTATTCAGGTCGCAGTTTATGATGACAGACTGGAGGTGACTTCTCCGGGTGGATTATATAACGGATTGACTTATGAGGAAGTCATGAATGGTCATTCGAAGATCCGGAATAAAGGCATTGCCAATATATTCAGTCAGATGGGACTTGTAGAGGCATGGGGAAGCGGAATAAAAAGAATCCTTAATGCAGCAGAAGAGTATGGACTTTTGAAGCCGAGATTTCAGGAATTCGATAATATGTTTCGGGTAGAGCTGTTCCGTAATTCATTTCCGATGACAAATGAAAAAGAAAACATCAGAGAAACATCGGAGAAGCATCGGAGAAGCATCGGAGAAGCATCGGAGGTAGTGTGGAGAACAGACCTCAACGATACACAGCAAAAGATTATAAAGTTACTTTCAGAAGATCATCAATTATCAGCAGTTAAGTTAGCTGAAAAAATTGGGGTTGCCAGTCGAAATATTGAGAACAATATTAAGAAGTTAAAAGAGTATGGTATTCTTATAAGACATGGATCTCCAAAGAATGGTTACTGGGAGATTGTAGATAAAGATCTACAGGAGTGA
- a CDS encoding Crp/Fnr family transcriptional regulator — MFVKEITVMSFENYFPLWNDLNTAQKKVISDNLITRDVKKGTIIHNGNLDCTGLLLVKSGQLRTYILSDEGREITLYRLFDMDMCLLSASCIMQSIQFEVTIEAEKDTDLWIIPAEIYKDIMKESAPVANYTNELMASRFSDVMWLIEQIMWKSLDKRVASFLLEETSIEGTNELKITHETIANHLGSHREVITRMLRYFQGEGLVKLSRGKITILDSKRLETLQRS; from the coding sequence ATGTTCGTAAAGGAGATAACTGTTATGAGCTTCGAAAATTATTTTCCACTATGGAATGACTTAAATACAGCACAGAAAAAAGTAATTTCAGACAATTTGATTACACGGGATGTAAAAAAAGGAACGATCATTCACAACGGAAACCTGGATTGTACTGGATTATTACTGGTTAAATCCGGGCAGCTTCGAACTTACATACTTTCAGATGAAGGACGAGAAATTACACTTTACCGCCTGTTCGATATGGATATGTGTCTTTTATCCGCCTCATGTATCATGCAGTCCATTCAATTTGAAGTAACCATTGAAGCAGAAAAAGATACTGATCTTTGGATCATCCCTGCTGAAATCTATAAGGACATCATGAAGGAATCGGCTCCCGTCGCAAACTATACCAATGAATTAATGGCTAGCCGTTTTTCTGATGTCATGTGGCTGATTGAACAGATCATGTGGAAGAGTTTGGATAAGCGTGTTGCTTCATTTCTTTTAGAAGAGACCTCTATCGAAGGAACAAATGAACTGAAAATCACTCACGAAACTATCGCAAACCATCTTGGTTCCCACAGGGAAGTGATCACTCGAATGCTTCGATACTTTCAGGGCGAGGGTCTCGTCAAACTCTCACGCGGCAAAATCACCATCCTTGATTCGAAAAGACTGGAAACACTACAAAGATCATAA